The proteins below come from a single Streptococcus canis genomic window:
- a CDS encoding GBS Bsp-like repeat-containing protein: MLQGTKAKAIQSVKVAAGSLADQFNHFVYQTNRVIGREIQVGIDQANHKYLTGDYIVQAYATYLDHSEEVIPVGTYRLEAQRKTYQTLYL, translated from the coding sequence ATTCTTCAAGGAACAAAAGCCAAGGCTATTCAATCTGTTAAGGTAGCTGCTGGGTCTTTGGCTGACCAATTCAATCATTTTGTTTACCAAACTAATCGTGTGATTGGCAGAGAAATACAGGTAGGTATTGACCAAGCCAATCATAAGTATTTGACAGGGGACTATATTGTTCAAGCTTATGCCACCTACCTTGACCATAGTGAAGAAGTTATCCCGGTAGGAACCTACCGTTTGGAAGCACAAAGGAAAACTTATCAAACACTCTATCTATAG
- the pflA gene encoding pyruvate formate-lyase-activating protein: MTEIDYGQVTGMVHSTESFGSVDGPGIRFIIFLQGCKMRCQYCHNPDTWEMETNNSKLRTVNDVLKEALQYKHFWGKKGGITVSGGEAMLQIDFITALFIEAKKLGIHTTLDTCGFAYRPTPEYHDVLDKLLAVTDLILLDLKEIDEEQHKIVTRQPNKNILQFARYLSDKQIPVWIRHVLVPGLTDIDDHLVRLGEFVKTLKNVDKFEVLPYHTMGEFKWRELGIPYQLEGVKPPTKERVQNAKNLMQTESYTEYMNRIHQS; encoded by the coding sequence ATGACTGAGATAGATTATGGCCAAGTAACAGGAATGGTGCATTCAACAGAAAGCTTTGGTTCTGTGGATGGGCCAGGAATCCGCTTTATCATTTTTTTGCAAGGCTGTAAAATGCGCTGCCAGTATTGTCATAATCCGGATACTTGGGAAATGGAGACCAACAATTCAAAGCTTAGAACGGTTAATGATGTTTTGAAAGAAGCCCTTCAATACAAACATTTTTGGGGGAAAAAAGGAGGTATTACCGTATCTGGTGGTGAGGCCATGCTTCAAATTGACTTTATTACCGCCTTATTCATCGAAGCCAAAAAATTAGGCATCCACACCACGCTAGATACCTGTGGTTTTGCTTACAGACCCACCCCTGAGTACCATGACGTTTTGGATAAGCTGTTAGCAGTAACTGATTTGATTTTGTTGGACTTAAAAGAAATTGATGAGGAGCAACATAAGATTGTGACGCGTCAGCCTAACAAAAATATTTTACAATTTGCTAGGTATTTATCCGACAAGCAGATTCCTGTCTGGATTCGACATGTTTTAGTTCCAGGTTTGACTGATATTGATGATCATTTGGTACGGCTCGGTGAATTTGTGAAAACTTTAAAAAATGTGGATAAGTTTGAAGTCTTACCTTATCATACCATGGGAGAATTCAAGTGGCGTGAGTTAGGTATTCCTTATCAGTTGGAAGGGGTTAAACCACCGACCAAGGAAAGGGTTCAAAATGCCAAAAATTTGATGCAGACTGAATCTTATACAGAATATATGAATCGGATTCATCAGTCATAG
- a CDS encoding tRNA (mnm(5)s(2)U34)-methyltransferase, which produces MIKRPIHLSHDFLAEVVDKSSVVVDATMGNGHDTAFLAQLAKKVYAFDVQEQAVKKTSERLAQLGLSNAELILAGHEAVDQYVTEPVRAAIFNLGYLPSADKSVITLPDTTLLALSKILKLLEVGGRVAIMVYYGHEGGDREKDALLDFVRQLDQRLVSAMLYQPLNQVNTPPFLVMLEKLVVF; this is translated from the coding sequence ATGATAAAACGCCCCATTCACCTCTCGCATGATTTTTTAGCAGAGGTTGTGGATAAGTCTAGTGTGGTTGTGGATGCCACGATGGGCAATGGACATGATACTGCCTTTTTGGCACAATTGGCTAAAAAAGTTTATGCCTTTGATGTGCAGGAGCAGGCTGTTAAAAAGACAAGTGAACGCTTAGCACAGCTAGGCTTATCCAATGCTGAGCTGATTTTAGCGGGACATGAAGCGGTTGATCAGTATGTGACAGAGCCGGTGCGCGCAGCTATTTTCAACCTTGGTTATTTGCCCAGTGCGGATAAGTCTGTGATTACCTTGCCAGATACCACGCTATTAGCTTTATCAAAAATCTTAAAGCTTTTGGAAGTTGGTGGTCGGGTTGCTATCATGGTTTATTATGGGCATGAAGGTGGCGATAGGGAAAAAGATGCCTTGCTCGATTTTGTGCGGCAGTTAGACCAGCGTCTGGTTTCTGCCATGCTCTATCAGCCACTTAATCAGGTCAACACACCACCTTTTTTAGTGATGTTAGAGAAACTGGTAGTTTTTTAG
- a CDS encoding FecCD family ABC transporter permease, translating to MKSQTFWLLFALISLSLVLAIYCNLRFGAINLSHQDISRIFLGKQGGHKATVLLDIRIPRLIAAALVGAALAVSGAIMQGITRNPVADPGLLGINSGAGLALVLAYAFVPHLHYSLIILLSLLGSSLAAALVFGLSYQTGKGYHQLRLVLAGAMVSILLSALGQGITNYFHLANAVIGWQAGGLVGINWQMVTYIAPLILLGLLLAHLLSYQLTILSLSDCQATALGQNTNLISAVFIILVLVLSSAAVAVAGSISFVGLIIPHMIKIFVAKNYRQIIPLSVLLGASFMLWVDFACRNLNPPYETPLSALVSLVGFPCFLWLLRKGGSH from the coding sequence ATCAAGTCACAGACTTTTTGGCTTCTTTTTGCCCTTATCAGCCTAAGCTTAGTCCTTGCCATTTATTGCAACCTTCGCTTTGGAGCCATTAATCTATCTCATCAGGACATCAGTCGTATTTTTCTCGGAAAGCAAGGAGGGCATAAGGCCACTGTCCTTCTTGATATTCGTATCCCTCGGCTAATTGCTGCTGCTTTAGTTGGGGCTGCCCTCGCTGTTTCTGGGGCAATCATGCAAGGAATTACGCGTAATCCTGTTGCTGATCCCGGCCTCTTAGGCATTAATTCTGGTGCTGGACTAGCCTTGGTTCTAGCTTACGCTTTTGTGCCTCATCTGCATTATTCACTCATTATTCTGCTGTCTTTGTTAGGCTCTAGCCTAGCTGCTGCATTAGTCTTTGGCTTATCTTACCAAACTGGAAAAGGTTACCATCAACTCCGCCTTGTCCTAGCAGGAGCTATGGTGTCCATACTGCTCTCTGCACTGGGGCAAGGCATTACTAACTACTTTCATCTCGCTAATGCTGTTATCGGGTGGCAGGCTGGAGGTCTGGTTGGAATCAACTGGCAGATGGTCACTTACATCGCTCCTTTAATCCTCCTAGGACTTTTGCTAGCCCATCTCCTGTCTTATCAGCTGACTATTCTTAGTTTAAGTGACTGTCAAGCAACAGCACTTGGGCAAAACACCAACTTGATTAGCGCAGTCTTTATCATTTTGGTTCTTGTCTTGTCATCAGCGGCTGTGGCTGTTGCTGGTAGCATTTCTTTTGTTGGCTTGATAATTCCTCATATGATTAAAATCTTTGTTGCTAAGAATTACCGGCAGATTATCCCTCTTTCTGTCCTCTTAGGGGCTAGTTTCATGCTCTGGGTTGATTTTGCATGCCGCAACCTCAATCCTCCTTATGAAACACCCCTATCCGCCCTCGTTAGTCTAGTTGGTTTTCCCTGTTTCTTATGGCTACTTAGAAAAGGAGGATCTCATTGA
- a CDS encoding DUF1803 domain-containing protein produces MITVFHSDKLTRQPFFQDLINYLDQHDHVILRDIKKAFPSITGIDKAIESYVQAGYIRRENKRYGISLPLVTSDQQLALDTMLFLDTCSAKYEDFLAVTFETQLANQTNQVIIKEKTSITRDHLTLANYFYHLKRGEKPSAEQADLYDLLGDVNQEYALKYLTTFLLKFARKDFVMQKRPDIFVEALVKLGYLEQVEPTTYQLLMTLDKEKLTFTAP; encoded by the coding sequence ATGATTACAGTATTTCATTCAGATAAGCTCACCAGACAACCTTTTTTCCAAGACCTTATCAATTATCTCGACCAACATGACCACGTTATTTTACGAGACATCAAAAAAGCCTTTCCTAGTATCACAGGCATTGACAAGGCTATCGAAAGTTATGTTCAAGCTGGCTATATTCGCCGTGAAAATAAGCGTTACGGGATCAGCCTTCCCTTGGTGACTTCTGACCAGCAGCTAGCCTTAGATACCATGCTCTTTTTGGACACCTGTTCAGCTAAGTATGAGGATTTTTTAGCAGTCACCTTTGAGACTCAGCTGGCAAACCAGACCAATCAAGTGATTATCAAGGAAAAAACAAGCATTACGAGAGATCATCTGACTCTAGCTAATTATTTTTACCATCTCAAAAGAGGTGAGAAGCCGTCAGCTGAGCAGGCTGACTTGTATGACCTCTTGGGGGATGTGAATCAGGAATATGCCCTTAAATACCTGACAACCTTTTTACTTAAATTTGCACGCAAAGATTTTGTCATGCAAAAACGTCCTGATATTTTTGTAGAAGCTCTGGTTAAATTGGGCTACCTAGAACAAGTGGAGCCTACAACATACCAGCTGCTAATGACTTTGGATAAAGAAAAGCTTACCTTTACAGCACCATAG
- a CDS encoding ECF transporter S component, with the protein MSKTHKLVMVATLSAISFILMLFSFAIIPGAEFLKIEFSIIPVLLGLVLMDLKSAYLILLLRSLLKVFLNNRGVNDFIGLPMNIIAIGLFVTAFALIWNRKKGVGHYLLASLVGTGLSTLGMVVLNDVFAIPLYAKFANFDIGAYIGVAKYMVTMVIPFNLVEGFIFAITFYFVYIASKSILERYRH; encoded by the coding sequence ATGTCAAAAACACATAAACTGGTTATGGTTGCCACTCTTTCAGCCATTTCCTTTATTCTCATGTTATTTAGCTTTGCTATCATCCCAGGAGCTGAATTCTTAAAGATTGAATTTAGCATTATTCCTGTTTTGCTTGGTTTGGTTTTAATGGATTTAAAGAGTGCTTATTTGATTTTACTTTTGCGATCGCTCCTTAAAGTTTTTTTGAATAATCGTGGGGTTAACGATTTTATTGGCCTTCCAATGAATATCATCGCTATTGGCTTATTTGTGACAGCTTTTGCCTTGATTTGGAATCGTAAAAAAGGGGTTGGTCACTATCTCCTTGCTAGTTTAGTAGGAACAGGCTTGTCAACTTTAGGTATGGTTGTTTTAAATGATGTTTTTGCGATACCACTTTATGCTAAGTTTGCCAATTTTGATATTGGTGCCTATATTGGCGTTGCGAAATACATGGTGACAATGGTCATTCCTTTTAACCTAGTCGAGGGGTTCATATTTGCAATTACTTTCTATTTCGTGTATATTGCAAGTAAATCCATTTTAGAAAGATACCGACACTAA
- a CDS encoding ABC transporter ATP-binding protein, with protein sequence MTQISAEAIAIAYDKKSIIDGLSLHIPQSQITTIIGANGCGKSTLLKGLTRLLPVSKGAVYLDGQSIATLATKEVAKKIALLPQVQEATDGTTVYELISYGRFPHQSYLGKLSQADKETIHWAMEATKVTAYANQPVDALSGGQRQRVWIAMALAQDTDTIFLDEPTTYLDMNHQLEILELLKTLNQESGKTMVMVLHDLNLSARYSDHLIAMKKGQIKYSGTVRDIMTPAIIQDIFQIKAQLIDDPIHNRPILLTYQLQ encoded by the coding sequence ATGACACAGATTAGTGCTGAAGCGATTGCCATTGCCTACGATAAAAAAAGCATTATTGATGGCCTATCCCTTCACATTCCCCAAAGTCAAATCACTACTATTATTGGGGCAAATGGTTGCGGCAAATCAACCTTATTAAAGGGATTGACTAGGCTTTTACCTGTCAGCAAGGGAGCTGTCTATTTAGACGGGCAAAGCATTGCCACACTGGCCACTAAAGAAGTGGCTAAAAAAATTGCCCTCTTGCCCCAAGTTCAAGAGGCCACAGATGGCACTACTGTTTACGAACTAATTTCCTATGGTCGTTTTCCTCACCAATCCTACCTTGGTAAACTTAGCCAAGCCGACAAAGAGACCATTCACTGGGCAATGGAAGCAACCAAGGTAACAGCCTATGCCAATCAACCTGTTGATGCCCTATCTGGTGGTCAACGGCAACGGGTCTGGATTGCCATGGCCTTGGCGCAAGATACCGATACCATCTTTTTGGACGAACCAACAACCTATCTGGACATGAACCATCAGCTGGAAATCTTAGAATTACTGAAAACATTGAATCAAGAATCTGGCAAAACCATGGTGATGGTTCTTCATGACCTCAATCTCTCAGCACGCTATTCTGATCATCTGATTGCCATGAAAAAAGGACAAATCAAGTACTCTGGGACTGTCCGAGACATCATGACCCCAGCCATTATTCAAGATATCTTCCAAATCAAGGCGCAACTCATCGATGATCCTATCCACAACCGCCCTATATTGCTGACCTATCAGCTCCAATAA
- a CDS encoding manganese-dependent inorganic pyrophosphatase, with product MSKILVFGHQNPDTDAIASSYAFDYLSQKAFGLDTEVVALGTPNEETAFALDYFGVEAPRVVGSAKAEGAEQVILTDHNEFQQSIADIREVEVYGVVDHHRVANFETANPLYMRVEPVGSASSIVYRMFKENGIAVPKAIAGMLLSGLISDTLLLKSPTTHVSDHRVAEELAELAEVTLEEYGMSLLKAGTNLASKSEAELIDIDAKTFELNGNAVRVAQVNTVDIAEVLERQEAIEAAIKEAMVAAGYSDFVLMITDIVNSNSEILAIGTNMDKVEAAFNFTLENNHAFLAGAVSRKKQVVPQLTESFGA from the coding sequence ATGTCAAAAATTTTAGTTTTTGGTCACCAAAATCCTGATACGGATGCCATTGCATCATCTTATGCCTTTGATTATTTGTCTCAAAAGGCATTTGGTTTGGATACTGAAGTGGTGGCATTAGGAACACCTAATGAGGAAACTGCATTTGCCCTTGATTACTTTGGTGTTGAGGCACCACGCGTGGTTGGCTCTGCTAAAGCAGAAGGGGCTGAACAAGTGATTTTGACAGACCATAATGAGTTTCAACAATCCATTGCAGATATTCGTGAGGTTGAGGTATATGGTGTGGTTGATCACCACCGTGTGGCTAATTTTGAAACTGCAAATCCGTTATACATGCGTGTGGAACCAGTAGGATCAGCCTCATCTATTGTTTACCGTATGTTTAAAGAAAATGGTATTGCCGTGCCAAAAGCGATTGCTGGAATGCTCTTGTCTGGTTTAATTTCAGATACCTTGTTATTGAAATCTCCAACAACTCATGTGTCTGACCATCGTGTCGCTGAAGAATTGGCAGAGCTAGCAGAAGTGACCTTGGAAGAATATGGCATGTCTCTTCTAAAGGCGGGTACAAACCTTGCAAGCAAATCAGAAGCAGAATTAATTGATATTGATGCCAAAACATTTGAATTAAACGGCAATGCTGTGCGTGTGGCACAAGTTAATACTGTTGACATTGCAGAAGTGTTGGAGCGTCAAGAAGCCATTGAAGCAGCTATTAAAGAGGCCATGGTTGCAGCAGGTTATTCAGACTTTGTCTTGATGATTACGGATATTGTTAACTCAAACTCTGAAATCTTAGCCATCGGAACAAATATGGATAAGGTTGAAGCTGCCTTTAACTTTACCCTTGAAAATAATCATGCCTTCTTAGCGGGTGCCGTTTCTCGTAAAAAACAAGTGGTACCACAATTGACAGAAAGTTTTGGAGCTTAA
- a CDS encoding iron-hydroxamate ABC transporter substrate-binding protein, whose product MKKLALLLTLFFTTCSLIACGNQTSSKATVTSNNLSSMPKIAGVTYYGDIPSQPKRVVSLASTYTGYLKKLDLNLVGVTSYDKKNPILAQTVKKAKQVAATDLEAITALEPDLIVVGSNEENIKQLAEIAPVISIEYRKRDYLQVFSDFGRIFNKEKETNQWLKDWKTKTAAYEKEVKAVTGDKATFTIMGLYEKDIYLFGKDWGRGGEIIHQAFHYDAPEKVKNDVFKQGYLSLSQEVLPDYIGDYVVVAAEDDKTGSALYESDLWKSLPAVQKNHVIKVNANVFYFTDPLSLEYQLKTLRKAIISSENHS is encoded by the coding sequence ATGAAAAAACTAGCTCTACTGTTAACGCTCTTTTTCACAACTTGCTCCTTGATTGCCTGTGGCAACCAAACAAGCAGCAAAGCAACTGTTACTTCAAACAACTTATCAAGCATGCCAAAAATCGCTGGTGTTACCTACTATGGAGATATTCCTAGTCAACCCAAGCGCGTGGTTAGTCTAGCTTCAACTTATACGGGTTACCTCAAAAAATTAGACCTAAACTTAGTTGGTGTCACTTCTTACGACAAGAAAAATCCTATTTTAGCCCAGACAGTTAAAAAAGCTAAACAGGTAGCTGCTACTGATTTAGAAGCTATCACTGCTTTAGAACCTGATTTGATTGTAGTAGGCTCTAATGAAGAAAACATCAAGCAATTAGCAGAAATCGCTCCTGTGATTTCGATTGAATACCGTAAACGTGATTATCTCCAAGTCTTTTCGGACTTTGGACGTATCTTTAACAAGGAAAAAGAGACAAATCAGTGGTTAAAAGACTGGAAAACCAAGACAGCAGCCTATGAAAAAGAAGTTAAAGCTGTGACAGGTGACAAAGCCACCTTTACCATTATGGGCCTCTACGAAAAAGATATTTACCTCTTTGGTAAAGATTGGGGACGTGGAGGTGAGATTATTCACCAAGCCTTTCATTACGATGCCCCTGAAAAAGTTAAGAATGATGTTTTTAAACAAGGTTACCTTTCATTGTCCCAAGAAGTTCTTCCTGATTACATTGGGGACTATGTGGTGGTCGCTGCCGAAGATGATAAAACAGGCTCCGCCTTATATGAAAGTGATCTCTGGAAATCTCTTCCAGCTGTGCAAAAAAACCATGTGATTAAAGTAAATGCCAATGTCTTTTATTTCACAGATCCCCTGTCTTTGGAATACCAATTAAAGACCTTACGAAAGGCAATTATCTCAAGTGAAAACCATTCATAA
- a CDS encoding FecCD family ABC transporter permease — MKSFKQLASFYVALLILLVGLILISLSMGDSNMSLLSVVQVILGKSSSAMALIITKIRLPRILAACVGGGSLALSGLLLQSLTRNPLADSGILGINTGAGVTLAIFVSFSSLNQTTLSQLLPLFAMAGASLTIFSVYQLSLTRQRQINPTRLIITGVGVTTMLSSLMVALVGNVNRYKVDLVINWLSGQITGDDWPTLLRIAPLLLLLWLLTFYQAYRLNIMSLSDDTAIGLGLALNKQRFLTLTLATALAALSVLLVGNISFIGLMAGHTSKRLVGSDHRLTIPASLFIGMLVLLLADTIGRVYLVGSNIQTGILVSLIGAPYFLYLMAETK, encoded by the coding sequence TTGAAATCATTTAAACAATTAGCCTCTTTTTACGTCGCACTGCTCATTCTTCTAGTGGGACTTATTCTCATTTCTCTATCAATGGGAGATTCCAATATGTCTCTTCTAAGTGTGGTTCAAGTTATTCTAGGAAAATCCAGCAGTGCCATGGCCTTAATCATTACCAAGATTCGACTGCCAAGAATTCTAGCGGCTTGTGTTGGAGGAGGTTCACTTGCTCTATCTGGACTTTTACTACAAAGCTTGACACGAAATCCTCTAGCTGATTCTGGCATTTTAGGGATTAATACAGGAGCAGGGGTGACACTTGCTATCTTTGTCTCTTTTTCCTCCCTCAATCAAACTACCCTTAGCCAACTTCTTCCTCTATTTGCTATGGCGGGGGCTAGCCTAACGATTTTCAGCGTCTATCAGCTTTCATTAACTAGACAAAGACAAATCAATCCAACCCGCTTGATCATCACTGGTGTAGGGGTTACCACCATGTTATCCAGTTTAATGGTCGCCCTAGTTGGCAATGTCAATCGCTATAAAGTTGATCTAGTCATTAACTGGCTGAGTGGTCAGATTACTGGGGATGACTGGCCAACACTTTTACGCATCGCTCCTTTACTTCTCCTGCTTTGGCTACTGACCTTTTACCAAGCATATCGCCTTAACATCATGTCCTTATCTGATGATACCGCTATTGGACTTGGACTAGCCTTGAATAAACAACGCTTTTTAACTTTGACCTTGGCAACTGCTCTTGCTGCCTTGAGCGTGCTTTTGGTTGGTAATATTAGCTTTATCGGCCTAATGGCAGGTCATACCAGCAAACGTCTTGTAGGAAGTGATCACAGGTTAACCATACCGGCCAGCTTATTCATCGGTATGTTGGTTCTCCTTCTTGCAGACACGATTGGACGTGTTTATCTCGTTGGCAGTAATATCCAGACAGGTATCTTAGTATCACTAATCGGGGCTCCTTATTTCCTATACTTAATGGCAGAAACAAAATAA
- a CDS encoding hemolysin family protein: protein MEDPVSQPLVIQFLLLLVLTLLNAFFSASEMALVSLNRSRVEQKAADGDRKYARLLRVLEEPNHFLSTIQVGITFISLLSGASLSASLGKVISGWLGGSATAQTAGSIISLIFLTYVSIVLGELYPKRIAMNLKDKLAIVSAPIIIGLGRLVSPFVWLLSASTNLLSRITPMTFDDADEQMTRDEIEYMLSNSEATLDAEEIEMLQGVFSLDEMMAREVMVPRTDAFMIDINDDPLENIQEILKQSFSRIPVYDVDKDKIIGLIHTKRLLESGFRQGFENINMRKILQEPLFVPETIFVDDLLRQLRNTQNQMAILLDEYGGVAGLVTLEDLLEEIVGEIDDETDKAEQFVHEIGKNTYIVVGTMTLNEFNEYFDTELESDDVDTIAGFYLTGIGTIPSQEQKESFEVDSHDKHLILINDKVKDGRVTKLKLILSNIEQIIEED from the coding sequence ATGGAAGACCCTGTGAGTCAGCCTTTAGTGATTCAATTTTTATTGTTACTTGTTTTAACTTTGTTAAATGCCTTTTTTTCAGCCAGTGAAATGGCCTTAGTTTCTCTTAATCGTTCTCGAGTAGAACAAAAGGCGGCAGACGGCGATAGAAAATACGCTCGCTTGTTGCGAGTGTTAGAAGAACCTAATCATTTCTTATCAACCATTCAAGTTGGGATTACCTTTATCAGTCTTTTGTCAGGGGCGAGTTTGTCAGCTTCTCTTGGGAAAGTCATCTCAGGTTGGTTAGGCGGCTCAGCGACTGCACAAACAGCAGGTAGCATCATTTCCTTGATTTTCCTGACTTACGTCTCTATTGTTTTAGGGGAATTATATCCGAAACGGATTGCCATGAACCTCAAAGACAAGTTGGCGATTGTTTCAGCTCCCATTATCATTGGGTTAGGAAGGTTGGTTAGCCCTTTTGTATGGCTATTGTCAGCGTCAACTAACCTGTTGAGTCGTATTACCCCGATGACCTTTGATGATGCGGATGAACAAATGACGCGTGATGAAATTGAATACATGTTATCTAACAGCGAAGCGACCCTTGATGCTGAGGAAATCGAGATGTTGCAAGGAGTGTTTTCACTTGATGAAATGATGGCGCGTGAAGTCATGGTTCCAAGAACAGATGCCTTCATGATTGATATTAATGATGACCCTCTTGAGAATATTCAAGAAATCTTAAAACAAAGTTTTTCCCGTATTCCTGTCTATGATGTGGACAAGGACAAGATTATTGGTTTGATTCATACCAAGCGCTTGTTAGAATCAGGTTTTCGTCAGGGCTTTGAAAACATTAACATGCGTAAAATTTTACAAGAACCGCTGTTTGTCCCTGAAACTATTTTTGTGGATGACCTCTTACGTCAGCTGCGCAATACCCAAAATCAAATGGCTATTCTACTAGATGAATATGGTGGTGTGGCTGGACTGGTCACCTTAGAAGATTTGCTGGAAGAAATTGTTGGCGAAATTGATGATGAAACCGATAAGGCGGAGCAATTTGTGCATGAAATTGGGAAAAACACCTATATCGTTGTTGGTACCATGACCCTAAATGAATTTAATGAGTATTTTGATACGGAATTGGAATCAGATGATGTGGATACCATTGCTGGTTTTTACTTGACTGGTATTGGAACTATTCCAAGCCAGGAACAAAAAGAGTCCTTTGAAGTGGATAGCCACGACAAGCATTTGATCTTGATTAATGATAAGGTTAAGGACGGCCGTGTTACAAAATTAAAATTAATCCTGTCTAATATAGAACAGATTATTGAGGAGGACTAG
- a CDS encoding TIGR01212 family radical SAM protein (This family includes YhcC from E. coli K-12, an uncharacterized radical SAM protein.), which translates to MKKRYQTLNDYYRHLFGAKIFKVPIDAGFDCPNRDGTVARGGCTFCTVSGSGDAIVAPDAPIREQFYKEIDFMHRKWPEVNQYLVYFQNFTNTHDRVEVIRERYEQAINEPGVVGINIGTRPDCLPDETIAYLAELAERMHVTVELGLQTTYEKTSELINRAHSYDLYKETVKRLRKYPKIEIVSHLINGLPGETHEMMLENVRRCVTDNAIQGIKLHLLHLMTNTRMQRDYHEGRLRLLSQEEYVSIICDQLEIIPKHIVIHRITGDAPRDMLIGPMWSLNKWEVLNAIDQEMENRGSWQGCKVD; encoded by the coding sequence ATGAAGAAAAGATACCAGACCTTGAATGACTACTATCGCCACTTATTTGGCGCCAAGATTTTTAAAGTTCCTATTGATGCGGGATTTGACTGCCCCAACCGTGATGGAACGGTGGCTCGTGGTGGCTGCACCTTTTGTACGGTATCAGGTTCTGGAGATGCGATTGTAGCGCCAGATGCTCCTATTCGAGAGCAATTTTATAAGGAGATTGACTTTATGCACCGCAAATGGCCAGAGGTTAATCAATACTTGGTTTACTTCCAAAATTTTACCAATACCCATGATAGGGTGGAAGTGATTCGGGAACGCTACGAGCAAGCCATTAATGAACCGGGTGTTGTAGGGATTAATATTGGAACCAGACCTGATTGCTTACCTGATGAGACCATTGCTTATTTGGCAGAATTGGCAGAGCGTATGCACGTGACGGTGGAGTTGGGCTTACAAACGACCTATGAGAAGACATCTGAGTTGATTAATAGAGCCCATTCCTACGACCTCTACAAAGAGACGGTAAAGCGGCTAAGGAAGTACCCTAAGATTGAAATCGTATCACATTTGATTAATGGTTTACCAGGTGAGACCCATGAAATGATGTTGGAAAATGTTAGGCGTTGCGTGACAGATAATGCTATTCAGGGAATCAAGCTTCATTTGTTACACTTGATGACCAATACCCGAATGCAAAGGGATTACCACGAGGGGCGCTTGCGATTGTTGAGTCAAGAAGAATACGTTTCGATTATTTGTGACCAATTAGAAATTATCCCTAAGCATATTGTGATTCATCGCATTACAGGAGATGCCCCACGGGACATGCTGATTGGCCCCATGTGGAGCCTAAATAAGTGGGAAGTTCTGAATGCCATTGATCAAGAAATGGAAAACCGGGGAAGTTGGCAGGGCTGTAAAGTTGACTAG
- a CDS encoding phosphatase PAP2 family protein, with the protein MMKNKQNHFLIASFALLLFVMIGYTVKFFPESLTTLDSSIQATIRGNLPQAWTQFFKGITVLGNVSAQLLLVVLSVLVLLLLKWKIEALLVLSNGVVAAVLISSLKWLYQRPRPSIEHLVHAGGFSFPSGHSMGSMLIFGSLLIICHQRIISRSLRLVVDTIFITLILLIGLSRIYLGVHYPSDVLAGFILGFSVLHFLYPCYNQKRFEWRFLLKQD; encoded by the coding sequence ATGATGAAAAACAAACAGAACCACTTTTTGATAGCTTCATTTGCTCTACTACTTTTTGTTATGATCGGCTACACGGTCAAATTTTTCCCTGAGAGTTTGACTACTCTTGATAGTAGTATTCAAGCGACTATTAGGGGCAACCTTCCACAAGCGTGGACGCAATTTTTTAAAGGTATCACGGTACTTGGTAATGTCAGTGCCCAGCTTCTTTTGGTTGTTTTGTCGGTGCTTGTTTTGCTTTTGCTGAAATGGAAGATTGAAGCCCTGCTGGTTTTATCTAATGGGGTTGTAGCGGCAGTCTTAATTTCAAGTTTGAAATGGTTATACCAAAGGCCAAGACCTAGTATCGAGCATTTGGTCCATGCAGGTGGTTTTTCCTTTCCAAGTGGCCATTCAATGGGCAGTATGTTGATTTTTGGTAGTCTCTTGATTATTTGTCATCAACGCATCATATCTAGATCCTTGCGATTAGTTGTGGATACTATCTTTATTACCCTTATTTTACTGATTGGTCTGTCTCGTATTTATTTGGGGGTGCATTACCCAAGTGATGTTTTAGCTGGGTTCATTTTAGGGTTTAGCGTTCTTCACTTCCTATACCCATGCTATAATCAAAAACGTTTTGAGTGGCGCTTTCTTTTGAAACAGGATTAG